In the genome of Stigmatopora nigra isolate UIUO_SnigA chromosome 7, RoL_Snig_1.1, whole genome shotgun sequence, the window TCACACTACTTCTATTGGAGGGTTGTGTcctaaaaatcactttttttttgtaaaaattgactgggatttgaacccagaatccTAACTCTCAAAGTCAAATGCTTTAACCACTCAGCCAATGAAGCTTACAATAgttcaagttaaaaacaaataaattgacATGCGTTTAAAGCCCATCAGGTTTAAAGTACATTGTAcagatttcacaaaaaaaagtggtttcttttcacacaaaaagaaatcactttttttgtaaaaactacAATGTACCTTAAATCTGACGGGCTCTAAACGCAAgtcaatttatttgtttttaacttgaacTATTGTAGGCTTTActggctgagtggttagggcATTAGACTTTGAGAGTTAggattctgggttcaaatcccagtttgtttttacaaaaaaaaaagtgatttttaggCCACAACCCTCCAATAGAAGTAGTGTGAATGATAGAGGCCACTGCTTCTCATAGGGTAAGTGAGCAAACATGGTAACATAAGAGTAAGTTAGTATTGTTAGTCAGGTGATCTGCCATCCAAATACTAACCTGGCAACCCTGCTTCACTTCCAGGTTTTTCAGAGTAGTATTCCATTAGGCCACGTATGACATCATATCCCATATCTTGGGTAGCACCTATAATTAGAGGAAAAGCAAAGTTTGAccggtttagtgcacatttttcaCTGAGTTTGGCCCACAAATAGTATCTGTATGAAAGGAATTCGTACAAAAGTATCAGGGTGTGTAAAAAGTGCCCAAAACTCACCTCTCTGAGCGTCGCAATCGGGCGACGAAGCCCCGCTGCATTCGCTTCGAGGGCCCAACACGGGCGAGACCAGGCCCAGGTCCCATGGGGGACTCATGGCCTCGGGCAGGTCCGGGCTTTGTGGCCGGGACGGGGGTGACGGAGAGCGGCGGGACGAAGGGAGGGCCGGCTCCTGGGAGGCATCTGCGGAGGAATCCCAGCTACATGTAGAGCGCGTTTCCGAGTCTTCGCCGGACGCCGGCGGGCTTTCGTCTGAGCACGTTGACGTCGCTGGAGGAGGGGGAGGTCAAATAATGAGGGTAGGGGGGACGATAGGGGGTCGTAAGACGGCGAGGGGCCTTACTGGAATCGCCATCCCAGCCCACGCCGGGCTCCCGTGGGCCGGCGACGGAGCCAGATCGGCGGCGGTGGATCTCGTCCGAGATGGCTTCCAAGTTGCCCAGGGCCGTCCTGTACTGGCCTTTGGCCCGCCATAAACGGGCCTGCCGTTCGTCCACCGTGGTTTTCAGGTTCTGCGTCAAAGGGAAAATAATCACGAATTGGTCGGGAAGGGAATGGATGCCAAAAAGTGTCGCTGACGTACCTCCAGTTGCAAGTAGAATTTGGCTTTCATCTCAAAGTAGGGCCTGGAGAGGAAATGGACGGAAAGCCATATTAATGGTGGGAATAGGAACATGTATTCTGTAATACGTGCCGTCTATtattaataaatcaatcaaactGAAGTATTCCATTCATTTCTTAAGCAGACAATGTTTACAAAGAAGATAAATGTGTACAATTATACTAAACATTACATTTGattttatatttgtaaataaaaaataattgtatacatttaaaatgtacttttttttattttttttaattgtttaatatttaaattttgggAGAAAGGTTATGGAATAAAACGACATTCAACAGTTTTGCctttaaaaattcaataaaaaatttTAATGTATAAATGTAACCTTTTTCaggttcaatttatttattatttatatatttttaggttcaatatatttattatatatatcttatttatactatttttaggttatatttatttattattatatataatttctaggctctattattattattataataatatatatattagtttttaggttcaataatatattttgttttaaaaaaaactataaagatgttttaaaattatttttttttccagtaatgTTAAAAAAGGAGTACACTGACTTGGACTTGGCGACGGGACGTTTGAGTTTCTTCTCCAGCTGCTTCATGCGCCCGATGGCCGCGGCGTGTTTGGCCGCCGTCTCCTTGTGCGCCGCCTCGCTCCTGGCCTTCTCTTGCTCCGCCTCCGCCACCTGCCGACAGAAAATTCACGTCTTAGGGACGTCTCCATCGCCACCGCCATCGCAACTCGCCACTTACCCGCTGCGTGGCGTGGTTGAGCATC includes:
- the sh3bp5b gene encoding SH3 domain-binding protein 5b: MDPRRCDDETDYEDEEVDPRIQGELERLNQSSDDINQCEMALEEARQKFRSVLVDATVKLDELLDRIGKPVDESKPYWEARRVVRQAQLEAQKATQDFQRASEVLRAAKETISLAEQRLLEEDRRHFDSAWQEMLNHATQRVAEAEQEKARSEAAHKETAAKHAAAIGRMKQLEKKLKRPVAKSKPYFEMKAKFYLQLENLKTTVDERQARLWRAKGQYRTALGNLEAISDEIHRRRSGSVAGPREPGVGWDGDSTTSTCSDESPPASGEDSETRSTCSWDSSADASQEPALPSSRRSPSPPSRPQSPDLPEAMSPPWDLGLVSPVLGPRSECSGASSPDCDAQRGDRAEGTEMPTPTPAIAAKLRNDDNDPRGPKRRSFNLEVGFSFLNLRRQRGEVKKTLDGD